The following are from one region of the Longimicrobium sp. genome:
- the pruA gene encoding L-glutamate gamma-semialdehyde dehydrogenase, with amino-acid sequence MNSIPQVPLPRNEPVLGYAPGSPERAELKAALKVMASEEIEIPLIIGGREVRTGDTDTQVMPHDHGHVLATYHKAGEAEVREAVKASLQAQREWAAWPWEDRLAVFLRAADLLATSWRPVLNAATMLGQSKTSHQAEIDAACELIDFYRFNAAFAERLYTEQPQSGPGMWNRLDHRPLEGFVYAVTPFNFTSIAGNLPTAPAMLGNVAVWKPAATTVYSGWYIMRLLMEAGLPPGVINFVPGDPVATSGVLLNDPHLAGVHFTGSTAVFQNIWQTVGDNIASYKSYPRLVGETGGKDFILAHASADPAALATAIVRGGYEFQGQKCSAASRIYVPESIWPQVRELTLGMIGKIRVGDPTDFRNFMGAVIDRKAFDKISGYIKHAQQADNVEIIAGGGFDDAKGYFIEPTLVEVKDSAYRLMCEEVFGPVVSLHVYPDAKWAETLKIVDRTTPYALTGAVFANDRAALVEADRALRFAAGNYYINDKPTGAVVGQQPFGGARASGTNDKAGSILNLMRWISPRAIKETFAPARSFEYAFMAEE; translated from the coding sequence ATGAATAGCATTCCGCAGGTGCCGCTGCCGCGCAACGAGCCGGTGCTGGGCTACGCGCCGGGGTCACCCGAGCGCGCGGAGCTGAAGGCGGCGCTCAAGGTGATGGCGTCGGAAGAGATCGAGATCCCGCTGATCATCGGCGGGCGCGAGGTGCGCACCGGCGACACCGACACGCAGGTGATGCCGCACGACCACGGGCACGTTCTCGCGACGTACCACAAGGCCGGCGAGGCCGAGGTGCGCGAGGCGGTGAAGGCGTCGCTCCAGGCGCAGCGCGAGTGGGCCGCGTGGCCGTGGGAGGACCGCCTGGCCGTCTTCCTCCGCGCCGCCGACCTGCTCGCCACCTCGTGGCGGCCGGTGCTGAACGCCGCCACGATGCTGGGCCAGAGCAAGACCTCGCACCAGGCCGAGATCGACGCCGCCTGCGAGCTGATCGACTTCTACCGCTTCAACGCGGCCTTCGCCGAGCGGCTGTACACCGAGCAGCCGCAGTCCGGCCCGGGGATGTGGAACCGGCTGGACCACCGCCCGCTGGAGGGCTTCGTCTACGCGGTCACGCCGTTCAACTTCACCTCCATCGCCGGCAATCTGCCCACCGCGCCGGCCATGCTCGGCAACGTCGCGGTGTGGAAGCCCGCTGCGACCACGGTCTACAGCGGCTGGTACATCATGCGGCTGCTGATGGAGGCGGGGCTGCCGCCGGGCGTGATCAACTTCGTCCCCGGCGACCCGGTCGCCACGTCGGGCGTGCTGCTGAACGATCCCCATCTCGCCGGCGTGCACTTCACCGGCTCCACCGCGGTCTTCCAGAACATCTGGCAGACCGTGGGCGACAACATCGCCAGCTACAAGAGCTACCCGCGGCTGGTGGGCGAGACGGGCGGGAAGGACTTCATCCTGGCCCACGCGAGCGCCGATCCCGCGGCGCTGGCGACGGCCATCGTGCGCGGCGGCTACGAGTTCCAGGGGCAGAAGTGCAGTGCGGCCAGCCGCATCTACGTCCCCGAGTCCATCTGGCCGCAGGTGCGCGAGCTGACGCTGGGGATGATCGGCAAGATCCGCGTGGGCGATCCGACCGACTTCCGCAACTTCATGGGCGCGGTGATCGACCGGAAGGCGTTCGACAAGATCAGCGGCTACATCAAGCACGCGCAGCAGGCCGACAACGTGGAGATCATCGCCGGCGGCGGGTTCGACGACGCCAAGGGCTACTTCATCGAGCCCACGCTGGTGGAGGTGAAGGACAGCGCCTACCGGCTGATGTGCGAGGAGGTGTTCGGCCCGGTCGTCTCGCTGCACGTCTACCCCGACGCGAAGTGGGCCGAGACGCTGAAGATCGTGGACCGCACCACGCCGTACGCGCTGACCGGCGCGGTGTTCGCCAACGACCGCGCGGCGCTGGTGGAGGCCGACCGTGCGCTGCGGTTCGCGGCGGGCAACTACTACATCAACGACAAGCCGACGGGCGCGGTGGTGGGCCAGCAGCCGTTCGGCGGGGCGCGGGCCAGCGGCACCAACGACAAGGCGGGATCGATCCTGAACCTGATGCGCTGGATCAGCCCGCGCGCCATCAAGGAGACCTTCGCCCCCGCGCGCTCGTTCGAGTACGCGTTCATGGCGGAGGAATAG
- a CDS encoding BsuPI-related putative proteinase inhibitor: MLATGFGRRLAAMSRGRYDFGAGNYLINCFRLVMKILGIVLTFVLALAAGCGRERADVADTAQDTAATAGPVTVLLDIPARVRAGEEVQIAATLVNRGQETESVPSAGPDIVITDTHGAEVWRRSRHGGKTSPVPSATLRPNEMRGSGYTWSQTNDAGQRVASGTYRIRATIPAGLGEASSAWRSVLIIQ, encoded by the coding sequence GTGCTCGCGACGGGCTTCGGGCGTCGCCTCGCCGCGATGTCCCGCGGGCGATACGATTTCGGTGCTGGCAACTACCTGATCAACTGCTTTCGGTTGGTGATGAAGATTCTTGGGATCGTGCTGACGTTCGTGCTCGCGCTCGCCGCGGGATGCGGGCGCGAGCGCGCGGATGTGGCTGATACGGCGCAGGATACGGCCGCGACGGCGGGGCCGGTGACGGTGCTGCTGGACATCCCCGCGCGCGTCCGCGCCGGCGAGGAGGTGCAGATCGCCGCGACGCTGGTGAACCGCGGGCAGGAGACGGAGAGCGTACCGTCCGCCGGGCCCGACATCGTCATCACTGACACGCACGGCGCGGAAGTGTGGCGCCGGAGCCGCCACGGAGGCAAAACGAGTCCGGTGCCATCCGCCACGCTCCGGCCGAACGAGATGCGCGGCTCCGGCTACACCTGGAGCCAGACGAACGACGCCGGCCAGCGCGTCGCCTCCGGCACTTACCGCATCCGCGCCACCATCCCCGCCGGCCTCGGTGAGGCGTCGAGCGCGTGGAGAAGTGTGCTAATAATTCAATGA
- the ppdK gene encoding pyruvate, phosphate dikinase: MSNQYVYFFGAGHTEGDGGMKDLLGGKGAGLAEMARIGVPVPPGFTITTEVCRLYLQGHSYPDGLREQVAAAVARLEEAAGKPFGGGDFPLLVSVRSGAKFSMPGMMDTILNLGLNDATAAALAAATANERFAWDSYRRFVQMYGDVVLGVPAADFERLLDERKDARGAVHDTDLSADDLRELTAEFRQLVAERTGEPFPEDPQAQLWGAIEAVFRSWDTPRAKAYRRVNGISDDLGTAVNVCAMVFGNMGDDSATGVCFTRDPSTGENVFYGEFLVNAQGEDVVAGIRDPLPISRMEEVMPRAYAELLEARTTLERHFRDAQDLEFTVERGRLYLLQTRGAKRTGRAAVRMAVEMVDEGLIPIDRAVLRVQPEQLDQLLHPTIDPDADVRVLATGLPASPGAASGRVVFNPDVAAARGFSEPVILVRRETSPDDYEGMVAAQGILTCRGGMTSHAAVVARGMGKCCVAGAGGIEIDEARGRFAAAGETVGEGDWITLDGTTGRVILGKVPTVTPEPTDHFRRLMEWADQFRTLKVRTNADTPADAEVARKFGAEGIGLCRTEHMFFEGDRIDAVREMILAENASGRAVAELKLLPMQRGDFEGIFRAMDGLPVTIRLLDPPLHEFLPHADAEIKHLSRKLGIASAQLRARVDAHHEANPMLGHRGCRLGITYPDITWMQAHAIFEAAVNVAAEGVTVCPEIMVPLVATAEELRRQRRIIDEAAEEVFEQAGRRVDYMVGTMIELPRAALTADEIAAEAQFFSFGTNDLTQTTFGLSRDDSGRFLPQYVEQGIIPHDPFQSLDTGGVGKLVEMASLLGRGARAELKLGVCGEHGGDPKSIAFFHGVGLNYVSCSPYRVPIARLAAAHAALQDPRLKEPQMVHKREELAAAD; encoded by the coding sequence ATGTCCAACCAATACGTCTACTTCTTCGGCGCCGGCCACACCGAGGGCGACGGCGGCATGAAGGACCTGCTGGGCGGCAAGGGCGCCGGCCTGGCCGAGATGGCCCGCATCGGCGTTCCCGTTCCCCCCGGCTTCACCATCACCACCGAGGTCTGCCGCCTCTACCTGCAGGGCCACAGCTACCCCGACGGCCTGCGCGAGCAGGTGGCGGCGGCCGTGGCGCGGCTGGAGGAGGCGGCGGGGAAGCCCTTCGGCGGCGGCGACTTCCCGCTCCTCGTCTCCGTGCGCTCGGGCGCGAAGTTCAGCATGCCGGGGATGATGGACACCATCCTCAACCTGGGGCTGAACGACGCCACCGCCGCCGCCCTCGCCGCGGCCACGGCCAACGAGCGCTTCGCGTGGGACAGCTACCGGCGCTTCGTGCAGATGTACGGCGACGTGGTGCTCGGCGTCCCCGCGGCCGACTTCGAGCGGCTGCTGGACGAGCGCAAGGACGCGCGCGGCGCCGTCCACGACACCGACCTCTCCGCCGACGATCTCCGCGAGCTGACCGCCGAGTTCAGGCAGCTCGTCGCCGAGCGCACGGGGGAGCCGTTCCCCGAGGACCCGCAGGCGCAGCTGTGGGGCGCCATCGAGGCCGTTTTCCGCTCGTGGGACACGCCGCGCGCGAAGGCGTACCGCCGCGTGAACGGCATCTCCGACGACCTGGGGACGGCGGTGAACGTCTGCGCCATGGTGTTCGGCAACATGGGCGACGACAGCGCCACCGGCGTCTGCTTCACCCGCGATCCGTCGACCGGCGAGAACGTCTTCTACGGCGAGTTCCTGGTCAACGCGCAGGGCGAGGACGTGGTCGCCGGCATCCGCGACCCGCTTCCCATCTCGCGGATGGAAGAGGTGATGCCGCGCGCCTACGCCGAGTTGCTGGAGGCGCGGACGACGCTGGAGCGGCACTTCCGCGACGCGCAGGACCTGGAGTTCACCGTCGAGCGCGGCCGGCTCTACCTCCTGCAGACGCGCGGAGCCAAGCGCACCGGCCGCGCCGCCGTGCGCATGGCGGTGGAGATGGTGGACGAGGGGCTCATCCCCATCGACCGGGCGGTCCTCCGCGTCCAGCCGGAGCAACTCGACCAGCTGCTGCACCCAACGATCGATCCGGACGCCGACGTCCGCGTGCTGGCGACGGGGCTCCCGGCCTCCCCCGGGGCCGCGTCGGGACGCGTCGTCTTCAACCCCGACGTGGCGGCGGCGCGCGGCTTCAGCGAGCCGGTGATCCTGGTCCGCCGCGAGACGAGCCCGGACGACTACGAGGGGATGGTGGCCGCGCAGGGGATCCTCACCTGCCGCGGGGGGATGACCAGCCACGCGGCGGTCGTGGCGCGGGGGATGGGGAAGTGCTGCGTGGCCGGCGCGGGCGGGATCGAGATCGACGAGGCGCGCGGCCGCTTCGCCGCCGCCGGCGAGACGGTGGGCGAGGGAGACTGGATCACGCTGGACGGCACGACGGGGCGGGTGATCCTGGGGAAGGTGCCCACGGTCACCCCCGAGCCGACCGACCACTTCCGCCGGCTGATGGAGTGGGCCGACCAGTTCCGCACGCTGAAGGTGCGCACCAACGCCGACACCCCCGCCGACGCGGAGGTGGCGCGGAAGTTCGGGGCGGAGGGGATCGGGCTCTGCCGCACCGAGCACATGTTCTTCGAGGGCGACCGCATCGACGCGGTGCGCGAGATGATCCTGGCCGAGAACGCCTCCGGCCGCGCCGTAGCCGAGCTCAAGCTCCTCCCCATGCAGCGCGGCGACTTCGAGGGGATCTTCCGGGCGATGGACGGCCTTCCCGTCACCATCCGCCTGCTCGACCCGCCGCTGCACGAGTTCCTCCCGCACGCCGACGCGGAGATCAAGCACCTGTCGCGGAAGCTGGGGATCGCCTCGGCGCAGCTGCGCGCGCGGGTAGACGCGCACCACGAGGCCAACCCCATGCTGGGCCACCGCGGCTGCCGCCTGGGGATCACCTACCCCGACATCACCTGGATGCAGGCGCACGCCATCTTCGAGGCCGCGGTGAACGTGGCGGCGGAAGGCGTCACCGTCTGCCCGGAGATCATGGTCCCCCTCGTGGCCACGGCCGAGGAGCTGCGCCGCCAGCGGCGGATCATCGACGAGGCGGCCGAGGAAGTGTTCGAGCAGGCGGGCCGGCGCGTCGACTACATGGTGGGCACGATGATCGAGCTTCCCCGCGCCGCGCTGACCGCCGACGAGATCGCCGCCGAGGCGCAGTTCTTCTCCTTCGGCACCAACGACCTCACGCAGACCACCTTCGGCCTGTCGCGCGACGACTCGGGGCGCTTCCTGCCGCAGTACGTGGAGCAGGGAATCATCCCCCACGACCCCTTCCAGTCGCTCGACACCGGCGGCGTGGGCAAACTGGTGGAGATGGCGTCGCTCCTCGGCCGCGGCGCCCGCGCGGAACTCAAGCTCGGCGTCTGCGGCGAGCACGGCGGCGACCCGAAGTCGATCGCCTTCTTCCACGGCGTGGGGCTGAACTACGTCTCCTGCTCGCCGTACCGCGTCCCCATCGCGCGCCTGGCCGCCGCCCACGCCGCGCTCCAGGACCCGCGCCTCAAGGAGCCGCAGATGGTGCACAAGCGCGAGGAGCTGGCCGCGGCGGATTGA